CCTGCGTGTCCAGGCCGGCGACGCGGCGCTCGCCCTCCCCATCCCGCCCAACTGCATCTCCATTCTGCTGGAATCCGTGCTGCGTGCCCGCCCGGAAGCCGCCACAGACGTCGTGGTGGAGATCGAAGTGCGCGTCGTGGGGGAGCGGCTGGAGATCGTCGTGCGCGACGATCTGGCGGTTGGGGCGAGCGCCCGGAACGCGCAGGGGTGGGAGGCCGTTTCGGACCTGTCGGCCAGCCTGGCCGCCCAGTTCGGGCCCGGCGCGATCCCCCGGTTTGCCGACCGGGCGGAGGGCGTGGAGAGCCGGGTGAGCATCCCCATCGGCCGGCTGGAGGAGCGTGCCGGGTTGCGGGAGGACGCGGATGGCTGATCAGACGCTTGCCGGCGCGCAGGCGCCGTCCGGGACGACGGGGCGATTCAGGGCCGCGGTGCTGGGATGCTGGATGCTGCACGCGGGACTCGGGCTCGCCACCGACCTGTACCGCGCCGAGGGCGGCCTGGAGGGGCCGTACTTCGTGGACGCGGCGCTGAGCAACGCCGCGTCGTCGGGGGTGTGGCTGGCGATTTTCGTGGTCGCGTTCACCGTCACCCGCGCCGGCCGGGAGGTGCGCGGCGGGGTGGCTTCGCTGATCCTCCTGGTCGTGCTTCTGACCGTCGCGCGGCAGTGGCTGGACGACGCGGTGTGGTGCCTGTCGCGCTACGCGGAGTGTCCCGGCGGCCGCCTTCGCCTGAGCTACCGGCTGCTGACCGGGCCCACGACCATCGCCACGGTGGCGAACATGTTCGCGGTGGGCTGGGCCATGCGCACCATCACGCTGTCGCGCGAGTTCGGGCAGCGGCGCCGGGCGGCGCGCGCGGAGCTTCTGCGCGCGCAGGCGCGGGCGCTGGAGAGCAGCCTGCGGCCGCACTTTCTGTTCAACGCGCTGCAGTCGGTCACCACGCTCATGCACCGCGATCCGCACTCCGCGCGCGCGATGATGCTGGGAATGCGGCGCCTGCTGGAGCACTCCGTGGAATCCGCGGAGCACCCGGAGGTCGCCGTGCGCGAGGAACTGGAGATCGTGGAACTGTACCTGGGAATCGAGGGCCTGCGCTTTGGCGGGCGGCTGCAGGTGCGGATCGACGCGGATCCGGCCGCGCTGGCGGGGAGCCTTCCGCCGTTCGTGCTTCAGCCGCTGGTGGAGAACGCGGTGCACCACGCGATCGCGGTGCGTGGCGGAGGGCGAATCGGCGTATCGCTGGCGCGGACGGGCGGCAGGCTGGAGGTGGCCATCACCGACACGGGGGCGGGCGGGGAAGTGCGCGCGGCGCGCAGCGGGTCGGGGATTGGCCTTCAGAACGTGCGCGCGCGGCTGGAAATGCTGTACGGGCGCGACTGGCAGCTGCAGGTGAACGCGGCCAGCGGCGGAACATCCACCACGCTCTCCATCCCCTTTCGCGCCTTGGCCGTGCCCAGCGGCGCCGAGACGGAGTCCGCTGCCGCGTGGGTGCCCTTGTCCGCCGCGCGTGTGGTCCCGCTGGGTCCCTCCGCTACCGCGACCTGACCGGCGGAGTCGAACGGTGTACGGCGGGTCATCTGATCCGACTCCGTCGACGGGCCGTGCGAGGGCGGGCCACACAATCGTTCTCGGAGCCGGAGATCCGTGCGGCGACGGAGAATCTGATCGTCCGCGGAGGAGAAGGAGATCGCGCGACGGGCGATCCCATCGTCATCCGCATCCGTGAAGGCGCGTTCCGCATCGCATTCCCGCCTCGCGGCCCATCGCCGGCGCGGCCACTTTCTGATCCGCATCTGCCATGAACGCCCTCCGCACGCTGATCGTGGACGACGAGGCACTCGCGCGCGAGCGGCTGCGGGTGCTGCTCGCGGATGAGGACGAGGTCGAGGTCGTAGGCGAATGCGCGGGCGGCGCCGAGGCCATCGACCAGATCCGGCGCCTGCGGCCCGACCTCGTCTTTCTGGACGTGCAGATGCCGGAGGTGGACGGATTCGACGTGATCGCGGAGGTCGGCCCGGAGGAGTGCCCGGCGGTGGTGTTCGCCACCTCGTACGACCATTTCGCGCTGCGTGCGTTTGAGGCCAACGCGGTGGATTACCTGCTGAAGCCGGTCTCGGCCGAGCGGCTGCGGACGACGCTGCGGCGGGCGGCGGCGCGTGCGGCGATGCCCGCGGGCGAACGCTTTCCGCCATCCATCCCCTCGCTGGTGGAGGGCGCGGGGGCGGCGGGGTACCGCGAGCGGCTGTCGGTGCGGGTGGGCAACCGCTTTCAGATCCTGCGCACGGAGGAACTGCTCTGGATCGAGGCCGCCGACAACTACGTGCAGCTCCGGACGGCGGGCGGCGAGTTTCTGTATCGCGCGACGATGGCGGAGATGCTGAAGGTGCTGGATCCCGGCCGGTTCATCCGCATCCACCGCTCCATGATCATCAACGTGGACGCGGTGCAGTTCATTGAGCCATGGGGGATGGGCGAGTACCTGTTCACGCTGGCGGACGGGCGAAAGGCCGGCTCCACGCGGACGTACCGCGACCCCATCCGTATCGCGTTCGACCTGTGACGCGGGGGGATGGCGGGACGTCCGGCGCATGACGTGCAATCATCCGCGCACTCCCGATCCTCCGTCCGGGCTGCGGATGGATGATCTCCGGCTCGCCCCCGCACCGTGAACCTTGATGCCGCCACAGGAAACCGCCGCCTTTGACTGGACGCGCTACCGCGACGCCACGCTCGCCGGCCTTTCGGTGCTGATTCCGGTGCCGTTCGTGGATGACGCGTTCGAAGCCTTTTTCCGCGGCCGCATTCCGGGCGCGGTGGCGCGCTCCCGCGGGCGCGCGATTCCGGACGACGCCCGCGCCGTGCTGCGCGAAGGGGAGGGCGGGGGCGGCTGCCTGGCGCTTCCCGTGCGCCTTACGGTGGGCCTGCTGAAGCGCCTTTCGCGAAAGCTGCTGTATTTTCTGACGGTCAAGACGGCCACGGACCGCCTGGCGCACTACTGGTACCGCGCGTTTCTGATCGACCACATGCTGATGTCCGGGCATCTGGCGGATGCGGCGTCCGCGCGGGTGGCGCGAAATGCGATGGATGAGGTGCTCGCGAACGCCTCGGGACCGCTGCCCCGCCTGGCGCGGCAGGTGATTGCCAGCAGCCGCAACGTGTGGCCGGTGCTTCGGCGTGCGCGGCGCGGCGAGGAAGCCCCGGAGGTGCGGGAGGTGCGATCGGAGATGGAGGGGCGCTGGAACGACGTGGGCGAGGAGCTTCGGTCGATGGCGGCGCGGTACGATGCGGCGTGGGCGCGGCTGGGCGGATCCGGCACGGAGCGCTGATCGGCGTCCGCGCGGCTGATTGTCCGCGTTATCGATGAGATGCGGCGCCGCTCCAAAGAACGGGGTGAACCGCCGGAATTCT
The sequence above is a segment of the Longimicrobium terrae genome. Coding sequences within it:
- a CDS encoding sensor histidine kinase — translated: MADQTLAGAQAPSGTTGRFRAAVLGCWMLHAGLGLATDLYRAEGGLEGPYFVDAALSNAASSGVWLAIFVVAFTVTRAGREVRGGVASLILLVVLLTVARQWLDDAVWCLSRYAECPGGRLRLSYRLLTGPTTIATVANMFAVGWAMRTITLSREFGQRRRAARAELLRAQARALESSLRPHFLFNALQSVTTLMHRDPHSARAMMLGMRRLLEHSVESAEHPEVAVREELEIVELYLGIEGLRFGGRLQVRIDADPAALAGSLPPFVLQPLVENAVHHAIAVRGGGRIGVSLARTGGRLEVAITDTGAGGEVRAARSGSGIGLQNVRARLEMLYGRDWQLQVNAASGGTSTTLSIPFRALAVPSGAETESAAAWVPLSAARVVPLGPSATAT
- a CDS encoding LytR/AlgR family response regulator transcription factor, which codes for MNALRTLIVDDEALARERLRVLLADEDEVEVVGECAGGAEAIDQIRRLRPDLVFLDVQMPEVDGFDVIAEVGPEECPAVVFATSYDHFALRAFEANAVDYLLKPVSAERLRTTLRRAAARAAMPAGERFPPSIPSLVEGAGAAGYRERLSVRVGNRFQILRTEELLWIEAADNYVQLRTAGGEFLYRATMAEMLKVLDPGRFIRIHRSMIINVDAVQFIEPWGMGEYLFTLADGRKAGSTRTYRDPIRIAFDL